The Candidatus Thiodiazotropha endoloripes genome has a window encoding:
- the aroQ gene encoding type II 3-dehydroquinate dehydratase has translation MATILILNGPNLNLLGVREPKHYGHESLNEISQNLKQLADQLGHEVDFRQSNAEHELLTWIHQAYEQKVDYIIFNPAAFTHTSVALRDALLGTGIPYIEVHLSNVHAREEFRKHSYFSDKAEGVITGLGAQGYELALQAAAARLNK, from the coding sequence ATGGCGACCATTCTGATCCTAAATGGCCCCAATCTGAATCTGCTTGGTGTCCGTGAACCCAAACACTACGGCCATGAGTCCTTAAATGAGATCAGCCAGAATCTGAAGCAGCTGGCCGACCAGCTCGGCCACGAAGTCGACTTCCGTCAATCAAACGCTGAACACGAACTGCTCACCTGGATTCACCAGGCCTATGAGCAAAAGGTCGACTATATCATCTTCAATCCGGCCGCCTTTACCCACACCAGCGTTGCCCTGAGGGACGCCCTGCTGGGAACCGGCATACCCTATATCGAAGTTCATCTCTCCAATGTTCACGCCAGAGAGGAGTTCAGAAAACACTCCTACTTCTCGGATAAGGCCGAAGGTGTCATCACCGGCCTCGGCGCCCAGGGTTATGAACTTGCATTGCAAGCCGCTGCCGCGCGGCTCAACAAATAA
- a CDS encoding protein-disulfide reductase DsbD gives MHKPIKLIVLFLLITGLAGTTPAEWNEDELLMPDQAFQISAQSVTADTLKVEWRIADGYYMYRDKIHFDTEAIGIELGEPSLSKAKIKQDEFFGEVAIYRNKAVAEIPLKRIQGSTETLLLKARSQGCADQGICFPPHMQEVRLALLPMPVENAAAESTIPSLALDDSAPLFDNDGEDELLEPDQAYQLSARVEDGTHLQLDWAIAEGTYLYQDKIKLSLAENQTAVLGQFELPQAEIKQDSVRPDGTIGDVAVYHDQVALNVPLVRSSTDPGEVVLEAKYQGCAEIGVCYPPITKQFTLSLPGISAAQAEESTAAVASTSAAPPPEQLQSETDEITNTLKGGSTLVIISIFFLLGLGLAFTPCIFPMIPILSGIIAGHGDQITTRKAFVLSLVYVLAMAITYTIAGVLAGLFGENLQAYFQNPWILSSFALVFVLLALSMFGFYDLQLPSSLQSRLTEVSNKQQGGSLAGVAIMGFLSALIVGPCVAPPLAGALIYIGQTGDALLGGLALFALSMGMGAPLIAIGTSAGKLLPRAGSWMDAVKAVFGVALLGVAIVMLERIIPAEVAMVLWGILLIISAVYMGAMRNLQIEASGWQKLWKGLGVVFLVYGTLMLVGAAAGGKDTVQPLRGLALGGGSGSAHQELVFKRIKSLQDLQQEVASASAAGQSVMLDFYADWCVSCKEMEKYTFTDAGVIAALSNTVLLQADVTANDDIDQALLQGHFGLPGPPAIIFYGADGQERKAYRVVGFKPAEAFAEHAQQAIK, from the coding sequence ATGCACAAACCAATCAAATTGATCGTCCTGTTCCTGTTGATTACAGGGCTGGCGGGTACTACCCCGGCTGAGTGGAACGAAGATGAGCTGCTGATGCCGGATCAGGCTTTCCAGATATCCGCACAGAGTGTCACAGCCGACACCCTTAAAGTCGAATGGCGCATCGCTGACGGCTACTACATGTACCGGGACAAAATTCATTTCGATACGGAAGCGATCGGTATCGAACTGGGTGAACCCAGTCTCTCGAAGGCCAAGATAAAACAGGACGAGTTCTTTGGTGAGGTAGCCATCTACCGCAATAAAGCGGTTGCCGAAATCCCACTCAAACGAATCCAGGGATCGACTGAAACCCTGCTGTTGAAAGCACGCTCCCAGGGCTGCGCGGACCAGGGCATCTGCTTTCCGCCGCATATGCAGGAAGTTCGCCTGGCACTGTTACCGATGCCGGTGGAGAACGCCGCCGCAGAGAGTACCATCCCAAGCCTTGCTCTGGATGATAGCGCCCCCCTGTTTGACAACGACGGAGAGGATGAACTGCTTGAGCCGGATCAGGCCTACCAACTGAGCGCAAGAGTCGAGGATGGTACCCACCTGCAACTCGACTGGGCAATTGCCGAGGGCACCTATCTCTATCAGGATAAGATCAAACTCTCCCTGGCGGAGAATCAGACCGCCGTTTTGGGCCAGTTCGAATTACCCCAGGCAGAGATCAAACAGGACTCGGTCCGCCCCGATGGCACGATCGGGGATGTGGCGGTCTATCACGACCAGGTGGCGCTGAATGTACCCCTGGTCAGAAGCAGCACTGATCCGGGAGAGGTCGTACTCGAAGCGAAATATCAGGGTTGTGCTGAGATCGGTGTCTGCTATCCACCAATCACCAAACAGTTCACCCTCAGCCTGCCCGGCATCTCTGCCGCCCAGGCGGAGGAATCAACCGCCGCAGTGGCCAGCACTTCCGCGGCACCACCCCCCGAACAGCTCCAGTCTGAGACAGACGAGATCACCAATACCCTGAAAGGCGGCTCGACCCTGGTGATCATCAGTATCTTCTTTCTGCTTGGCCTGGGCCTGGCCTTCACCCCCTGTATCTTTCCGATGATCCCAATCCTTTCCGGCATCATCGCCGGACATGGCGATCAGATCACGACCCGCAAGGCGTTTGTGCTTTCGCTGGTCTATGTCCTGGCTATGGCGATCACCTACACCATTGCGGGCGTTCTGGCGGGGCTGTTCGGAGAGAACCTCCAGGCCTATTTCCAGAACCCCTGGATCCTCTCTTCATTCGCCCTGGTGTTTGTGCTGCTCGCCCTGTCGATGTTCGGGTTTTATGATCTGCAACTGCCCAGCAGCCTGCAAAGCCGGCTCACTGAAGTCAGCAACAAGCAACAGGGTGGCTCCCTTGCCGGGGTTGCCATCATGGGCTTTCTCTCCGCCCTGATCGTCGGCCCCTGTGTGGCCCCGCCACTGGCCGGCGCACTGATCTACATAGGCCAGACCGGTGATGCCTTGCTGGGTGGCCTGGCACTGTTCGCCCTCAGCATGGGTATGGGCGCACCACTGATTGCCATCGGCACTTCAGCCGGCAAGCTGCTGCCCAGGGCTGGCAGCTGGATGGATGCGGTCAAAGCCGTTTTCGGTGTGGCCCTGCTGGGTGTTGCGATTGTCATGCTCGAACGTATCATTCCGGCCGAGGTGGCCATGGTGCTGTGGGGTATTCTGCTGATCATTTCAGCGGTCTATATGGGTGCAATGCGTAATCTTCAGATTGAGGCCAGCGGCTGGCAGAAACTGTGGAAAGGTCTGGGTGTTGTGTTCCTCGTCTACGGCACCTTGATGCTGGTCGGCGCTGCGGCCGGCGGCAAAGACACCGTGCAACCACTGCGCGGATTAGCCCTCGGCGGCGGTTCAGGTTCTGCGCATCAGGAGCTGGTCTTCAAGCGCATCAAGAGCCTGCAGGACCTGCAGCAGGAAGTCGCCTCAGCCTCAGCAGCCGGGCAATCGGTGATGCTCGATTTCTATGCCGATTGGTGTGTCTCATGCAAAGAGATGGAAAAGTACACCTTCACCGATGCGGGGGTGATCGCTGCACTCAGTAATACCGTCCTGCTGCAGGCTGACGTCACGGCCAACGATGATATCGACCAGGCACTGCTACAGGGGCACTTCGGCCTGCCCGGACCTCCAGCGATCATTTTCTATGGTGCAGACGGTCAGGAGCGTAAAGCCTACCGGGTAGTCGGATTCAAACCGGCTGAGGCCTTCGCAGAACACGCGCAACAGGCGATAAAGTAA
- a CDS encoding FxsA family protein: MNPLLLVLLLFVGIPLVELYFLIKVGGQIGVIATLSLTLFTAVLGGWMVRAQGVSTFGRVRDAMDRGEVPAIDMMEGAVLLVCGFLLLLPGFVTDIVGFIFLIPWVRRWLLTVGLQSSGVMRPMQSDHYEPQNGERKRVIEGEFRREDE, translated from the coding sequence ATGAATCCCCTGTTACTCGTTTTGTTGTTATTTGTCGGCATCCCCCTTGTCGAGCTCTATTTTCTGATCAAGGTGGGTGGGCAGATCGGAGTGATCGCGACCCTCTCCCTGACCCTGTTTACCGCTGTGCTGGGTGGCTGGATGGTGCGTGCCCAGGGGGTATCCACCTTTGGCCGGGTGCGGGATGCCATGGATCGTGGTGAGGTACCGGCCATCGATATGATGGAGGGTGCGGTATTGCTGGTCTGTGGTTTTCTGCTGCTGCTGCCCGGGTTCGTTACCGACATCGTTGGATTCATCTTCCTCATTCCTTGGGTCAGACGCTGGTTGTTGACCGTGGGCCTACAGAGTAGTGGAGTCATGCGTCCGATGCAATCGGACCATTACGAGCCACAGAATGGTGAGCGGAAACGGGTGATCGAAGGGGAGTTCCGTCGCGAAGACGAGTAA
- the fis gene encoding DNA-binding transcriptional regulator Fis, translating into MMIEAVLSDQQSEEYLTVTHSKKSEPLRQCVSDAMQRYFNNLDGHGANNLYRLVMNEVEAPLLESVMKHTGGNQTQAATILGISRSTLRKKLSQYDLD; encoded by the coding sequence ATGATGATAGAAGCGGTTTTATCCGACCAACAGAGCGAAGAATATCTGACAGTCACTCACAGCAAGAAGTCAGAACCCTTGCGCCAGTGTGTGAGTGATGCCATGCAGCGCTATTTCAACAACCTGGATGGCCATGGCGCCAATAATCTTTATCGTCTGGTGATGAATGAGGTCGAGGCCCCACTACTGGAAAGCGTCATGAAACATACCGGCGGCAACCAGACCCAGGCGGCCACCATTTTAGGTATCAGTCGCAGTACGTTACGTAAAAAACTATCCCAGTACGACCTGGATTGA
- the accC gene encoding acetyl-CoA carboxylase biotin carboxylase subunit, with product MIDKIVIANRGEIALRILRACKELGIKTVAVHSEADRDLKHVLLADESVCIGPAPSTESYLNVPAIISAAEVTDSVAIHPGYGFLSENADFAERVENSGFIFIGPKADTIRVMGDKVAAIDAMIKANVPTVPGSNGPLDNNSKRTRELANEIGYPVIIKAAGGGGGRGMRVVHSEATLLNAVAMTKAEADAAFGNATVYMEKFLENPRHVEFQVLSDTHGNAIHLGERDCSMQRRHQKVVEEAPAPGITEQQRRDVGERCAEACRQIGYRGAGTFEFLYENGEFYFIEMNTRVQVEHPVTELITGVDIVKEQILIAAGEPLRFKQSDIKLQGHAVECRINAEDPDNFMPSPGTITQLHTAGGPGIRVDTHIYNGYKVPPYYDSMIGKLIAHGEDRNVAIARMRIALQEMVISGIKTNIPLHQDIMRDSAFNAGGANIHYLEKKLGL from the coding sequence ATGATAGACAAGATAGTAATCGCCAATCGTGGTGAAATTGCGCTGCGCATTCTACGTGCCTGCAAAGAGCTGGGCATCAAAACCGTTGCCGTTCATTCCGAAGCGGACCGGGACCTGAAACATGTTCTGCTTGCCGACGAATCGGTCTGCATCGGACCCGCACCTTCCACAGAAAGCTATCTCAACGTACCTGCCATCATCAGTGCTGCAGAGGTCACCGATTCGGTGGCAATCCATCCTGGATATGGATTTCTCTCAGAGAATGCTGACTTTGCAGAAAGGGTTGAGAACAGTGGCTTTATCTTTATCGGCCCGAAAGCTGACACGATTCGCGTCATGGGCGACAAAGTCGCCGCCATTGACGCCATGATCAAGGCCAACGTACCCACGGTTCCTGGCTCCAACGGGCCACTCGACAACAACTCCAAGCGCACCAGAGAACTGGCCAATGAGATCGGCTATCCGGTGATCATCAAAGCGGCCGGTGGCGGTGGCGGTCGGGGTATGCGGGTGGTTCACTCTGAAGCTACCCTGTTGAATGCCGTGGCCATGACCAAGGCAGAAGCGGATGCGGCTTTCGGCAATGCCACCGTCTATATGGAAAAGTTTCTTGAGAACCCACGCCATGTGGAGTTCCAGGTGCTTTCCGATACCCACGGTAACGCCATCCATCTTGGTGAACGGGATTGCTCCATGCAGCGTCGCCATCAGAAAGTTGTCGAAGAGGCGCCGGCACCGGGCATCACTGAACAGCAACGCAGGGATGTGGGCGAGCGCTGTGCCGAAGCCTGTCGCCAGATCGGTTATCGCGGTGCAGGCACCTTCGAATTTCTCTATGAGAATGGTGAGTTCTACTTCATCGAGATGAATACCCGGGTACAGGTTGAACACCCGGTAACCGAACTGATCACCGGTGTCGATATCGTCAAGGAGCAGATCCTCATCGCCGCAGGTGAACCACTCAGATTCAAACAGAGTGATATCAAGCTGCAGGGCCATGCTGTGGAGTGCCGCATCAATGCGGAGGATCCGGACAACTTCATGCCCAGCCCGGGCACCATCACACAACTGCATACGGCAGGCGGGCCCGGCATTCGGGTCGATACCCATATCTATAACGGCTATAAAGTACCGCCCTACTACGATTCCATGATCGGCAAACTGATTGCCCATGGTGAAGACAGGAATGTTGCTATCGCACGCATGAGAATCGCACTGCAGGAGATGGTGATCAGCGGTATCAAGACCAACATCCCACTGCATCAGGATATTATGCGTGACAGCGCATTCAATGCGGGTGGCGCCAATATTCATTATCTGGAAAAGAAACTGGGACTCTAA
- the cutA gene encoding divalent-cation tolerance protein CutA, whose amino-acid sequence MPTSLLLMLCTAPDRGTAERLAGMLVEQELAACVNLSAPITSIYRWQGKTEQSEEVLLLIKTTKDRYQACESALRAEHPYELPEIIAVPVEQGLDDYVNWVERCTNQSN is encoded by the coding sequence ATGCCGACCTCACTCCTGCTGATGCTCTGTACCGCCCCCGACCGTGGCACTGCCGAACGTCTTGCCGGAATGCTGGTAGAACAGGAACTGGCTGCCTGTGTCAATCTCTCTGCACCGATTACCTCGATCTATCGTTGGCAGGGAAAAACCGAGCAGTCCGAGGAGGTCCTGTTACTGATAAAAACCACAAAGGACCGCTACCAGGCCTGTGAATCGGCACTCCGGGCGGAACATCCCTATGAACTTCCGGAAATCATTGCAGTCCCTGTAGAACAGGGGCTGGATGACTACGTAAACTGGGTGGAGAGATGCACAAACCAATCAAATTGA
- the prmA gene encoding 50S ribosomal protein L11 methyltransferase, whose translation MSWLQLSLDTSEAQAPILELVFENLGALSVTLGDAGDQPLLETPPASEQLWQHTRVTALFEGSQDPQLLQQALGQALSEELLNSLCWERIEDRIWERVWLEHFKPMSFGKRLWVCPAGEQISEPDGVVIQLDPGLAFGTGTHPTTALCLTWLDSQALTGKTVIDYGCGSGILGIAALKLGASSVIAIEHDPQALQASQDNAVKNGVADRLATYLPNEAPADKADYLVANILAGPLIELAPQLIDHIKPNGHFALSGILTEQADELAQRYRPFASLDPVKQLEEWVLISGVNRKNG comes from the coding sequence ATGTCATGGCTTCAACTCTCACTTGATACCAGCGAGGCGCAGGCACCGATCCTGGAGCTGGTATTCGAGAATCTGGGAGCACTCTCGGTGACCCTCGGTGATGCGGGGGATCAGCCATTGCTTGAGACACCGCCCGCCAGTGAGCAGCTATGGCAGCATACCCGGGTTACTGCCCTGTTCGAAGGGAGCCAGGATCCGCAACTGCTACAACAGGCCCTTGGCCAGGCATTGAGCGAAGAGCTGCTCAACAGCCTTTGCTGGGAGCGGATCGAGGACCGAATCTGGGAAAGGGTTTGGCTGGAACATTTCAAACCCATGTCATTCGGCAAACGTTTATGGGTATGCCCGGCCGGTGAACAGATCTCCGAACCCGATGGAGTGGTCATTCAACTGGACCCAGGCCTGGCATTCGGCACCGGCACCCATCCGACAACCGCCCTTTGTCTGACCTGGCTGGACAGTCAGGCGCTAACCGGTAAAACCGTGATCGACTATGGCTGCGGTTCCGGCATCCTGGGGATTGCGGCGCTCAAGTTGGGAGCCTCCTCGGTAATCGCCATAGAACATGATCCACAAGCACTGCAGGCAAGCCAGGACAATGCGGTGAAAAACGGCGTTGCCGACCGACTCGCAACCTACCTGCCAAATGAAGCGCCAGCAGACAAAGCGGACTACCTGGTAGCGAATATTCTTGCCGGGCCTTTGATAGAACTTGCTCCACAACTGATTGACCACATCAAACCAAATGGTCATTTTGCCCTATCAGGCATTCTTACCGAACAGGCCGATGAGCTAGCCCAACGCTATCGGCCCTTTGCATCGCTTGACCCGGTGAAGCAACTGGAGGAGTGGGTTCTGATCAGTGGTGTCAATCGCAAAAATGGATAA
- the ppk2 gene encoding polyphosphate kinase 2 codes for MAEAKPEKKEKIKKPKKIDNKVYEKELFKLQLELVKLQEWIKHKGLKVVVIFEGRDAAGKGGVIKRITQHLNPRICRVVALPAPTEREQTQWYFQRYVPHLPAAGEMVLFDRSWYNRAGVEKVMGFCNEDEYQEFMRSCPEFERMLVRSGIILLKYWFSVSDEEQERRFQSRLEEPHKRWKLSPMDLESRSRWLEYSRAKDEMFAHTDIKQAPWYVVHSDVKKHARLNCIAHLLDQIPYEDLTPESIELPQRTENTGYVRPPITDQTFVPDVYP; via the coding sequence ATGGCAGAAGCTAAGCCAGAGAAAAAAGAGAAAATTAAGAAGCCTAAGAAGATCGACAACAAAGTCTATGAGAAAGAGCTTTTCAAGCTTCAATTGGAGCTGGTCAAACTCCAGGAGTGGATAAAACACAAAGGTCTGAAGGTTGTTGTCATCTTCGAAGGTCGCGATGCCGCTGGCAAAGGGGGCGTGATCAAACGTATCACCCAGCACCTCAACCCACGCATCTGTCGTGTTGTCGCCCTGCCGGCCCCAACCGAACGAGAACAGACCCAATGGTATTTTCAACGTTACGTCCCCCATCTACCCGCAGCCGGTGAGATGGTGCTGTTCGACCGCAGTTGGTACAACCGGGCCGGTGTTGAAAAGGTCATGGGATTCTGTAATGAGGATGAATATCAGGAGTTCATGCGTTCCTGCCCGGAATTTGAAAGAATGCTGGTGCGCTCGGGCATCATACTCCTGAAATACTGGTTCTCAGTCTCCGACGAAGAGCAGGAACGTCGATTCCAAAGTCGCCTGGAAGAGCCGCACAAACGTTGGAAACTGAGTCCGATGGACCTGGAGTCACGCTCCCGCTGGCTTGAATACTCAAGGGCCAAGGATGAGATGTTCGCCCACACCGATATTAAGCAGGCCCCCTGGTACGTGGTCCACTCAGACGTCAAAAAGCATGCTCGGCTGAACTGTATCGCCCATCTGCTGGACCAAATCCCCTATGAGGACCTGACACCGGAGTCTATCGAACTGCCGCAACGCACGGAGAACACTGGCTATGTCAGACCACCGATCACCGATCAGACTTTCGTACCGGACGTCTATCCCTAA
- the dusB gene encoding tRNA dihydrouridine synthase DusB yields the protein MRIGSYEIANNLLLAPMAGVTDRPFRQLCRSLGAGLAVSEMISADASLWGTKKSVKRLDHDGEEAPISVQILGSDPQVMAQAAQANVAMGAQIIDINMGCPAKKVCKKSAGSALLKDESLVSAILKATVDAVEVPVTLKIRTGTDPQNRNGERIAEIAEDAGIQALSVHGRTRACKFAGQAEYETIGKIKQKVTIPVIANGDIDSPQKAAEVLEKTGADALMIGRAAQGRPWIFNEISSYLATGQLLPEPELEWVADILTRHVQQLYGFYGEYLGVRIARKHIAWYSKGHPEGAVFRNRINYSESPAEQLQAIKEYFQFLRDNRDLAA from the coding sequence ATGCGCATTGGGTCTTATGAGATTGCGAATAATCTGCTGTTAGCGCCGATGGCCGGTGTGACAGACAGGCCGTTCAGGCAGCTCTGCAGGAGTCTGGGTGCAGGCCTGGCTGTGTCAGAGATGATCTCAGCCGATGCATCACTTTGGGGCACTAAAAAAAGTGTCAAGCGACTTGATCACGATGGCGAAGAGGCACCGATCAGCGTACAGATTCTGGGTTCCGATCCTCAGGTGATGGCCCAGGCCGCGCAAGCCAATGTTGCCATGGGTGCTCAGATCATCGACATCAACATGGGTTGCCCGGCTAAGAAAGTGTGTAAAAAATCAGCCGGATCAGCGCTACTTAAGGACGAGTCTCTTGTGTCTGCCATACTTAAGGCAACGGTTGATGCAGTTGAGGTACCTGTAACGTTAAAGATACGCACCGGCACGGATCCGCAAAACCGAAACGGTGAACGAATTGCAGAAATCGCCGAGGATGCCGGCATTCAGGCTTTAAGCGTACACGGTCGTACCCGGGCCTGTAAATTTGCAGGTCAGGCTGAGTATGAAACGATCGGCAAGATAAAACAAAAGGTAACCATACCGGTTATTGCAAATGGAGACATCGACTCCCCGCAAAAAGCGGCGGAGGTCTTGGAAAAAACCGGCGCCGATGCTCTGATGATCGGACGCGCTGCGCAAGGACGCCCCTGGATCTTTAATGAGATCAGCAGTTACTTGGCAACCGGCCAGCTGTTACCAGAGCCGGAACTAGAATGGGTCGCTGACATACTAACCCGGCATGTTCAGCAGCTCTATGGATTTTATGGGGAGTACCTTGGCGTACGTATAGCTCGAAAACATATCGCCTGGTACAGCAAAGGGCACCCTGAAGGTGCCGTTTTCAGAAACAGAATAAACTATTCGGAATCACCTGCTGAGCAGCTCCAGGCGATCAAAGAGTATTTTCAGTTTCTGCGTGACAATAGGGATCTGGCAGCATGA
- a CDS encoding CsgG/HfaB family protein, whose protein sequence is MSMQFQSKLLTSFKTATWITVAALIGLTGCGGTMPTLGGSSGNTVTGAAGGETSSGANSQLESCDETLGTLAVVEDQSAPWWYTYRRRYPTLGTTVPVLRMMIQQSNCFVVVERGRAMNNMMQERALMQSGEMRQGSNFGKGQMVAADYTMNPSIQFSEKGTGGLGATVGGLLGNYRLGRLAGGVKSNEAATTLLLIDNRSGVQVSSSVGSAQNFDFNLWGGLFGGGGWGSVKGFTDTPEGKVVTAAFADSYNQMVNALRNYKAQTVKGGLGKGGRLKVGE, encoded by the coding sequence ATGAGTATGCAATTCCAGAGTAAATTATTAACTTCCTTCAAAACAGCAACCTGGATTACGGTTGCTGCACTAATCGGGCTGACTGGCTGTGGCGGAACCATGCCCACCCTAGGCGGATCCTCAGGCAATACGGTAACCGGCGCTGCGGGCGGTGAGACATCTTCCGGCGCCAACAGCCAACTGGAGAGCTGCGATGAAACCCTCGGTACCCTGGCCGTGGTGGAAGATCAATCCGCTCCCTGGTGGTACACCTACAGGAGACGCTACCCGACCCTCGGCACCACCGTGCCGGTATTGCGCATGATGATCCAGCAGTCCAACTGCTTTGTGGTCGTTGAGCGGGGCCGAGCCATGAACAACATGATGCAGGAGCGGGCGCTGATGCAATCCGGAGAGATGCGCCAGGGGAGCAATTTCGGTAAGGGACAGATGGTCGCTGCCGACTACACCATGAATCCCAGCATTCAGTTCTCTGAAAAGGGCACCGGAGGTCTCGGAGCAACAGTCGGTGGCCTGCTCGGTAACTATCGACTCGGACGACTGGCGGGCGGAGTGAAATCCAATGAAGCGGCCACAACCCTGCTGCTGATCGACAACCGTTCTGGGGTTCAGGTTTCATCGTCCGTAGGCAGTGCACAGAACTTTGACTTCAATCTCTGGGGAGGCCTCTTCGGTGGTGGCGGATGGGGCAGCGTGAAAGGCTTTACCGACACCCCGGAAGGTAAGGTTGTAACCGCAGCTTTCGCCGACTCATACAACCAGATGGTCAATGCCTTACGTAACTATAAAGCACAAACCGTCAAGGGCGGTCTGGGCAAAGGCGGACGCCTTAAAGTCGGTGAATAG
- a CDS encoding zinc-ribbon and DUF3426 domain-containing protein: protein MFTQCAHCLTLFRITPEQLKAAAGQVRCCQCNQTFNALENLHESPISFTTQSEELPTTDGESSEDKLIYYPPQQDEHSSLLIHDSEVERSLDDLADDSTPIPSLTDDSNLDGDEPSLLKESSQLLYEQDDGLETEPDYYASGTESQMSELLDKDSASLLLDSEKPAPNLAEIIELDIPELESEQPPDHAEGLQSPSLEESESLEDFTDEQQPSEEDTALTEDSLTAEEEAELEKALPFTFEEEKDQSPSSPRSPWWAIGSLLLLIPLIGQMTWQFRDSLIHHDVGRQLLNTVCTVAGCTPPQRIDREKILITNRSLAAHPDKDNTLAMRLEVVNTAPFEQPYPKLQLSLFNDMGALVARRTFSESEYLDRAADSEQLMPKLKPIEIELELVDPGSQVTGFTFDFL from the coding sequence ATGTTTACCCAGTGTGCACACTGCCTAACTCTGTTCCGCATCACACCGGAGCAGCTTAAAGCTGCTGCAGGTCAGGTCAGATGCTGCCAATGCAACCAGACTTTCAATGCATTGGAGAATCTGCATGAATCCCCCATATCATTCACCACCCAGTCAGAGGAGCTGCCCACAACCGACGGGGAGTCCTCTGAAGACAAGCTGATCTACTACCCGCCACAACAGGACGAACACAGCTCTCTGCTGATCCACGACAGTGAGGTCGAACGGTCCCTGGATGATCTGGCCGACGACTCCACACCGATTCCATCCTTGACCGATGATTCAAACCTTGACGGCGATGAACCGAGCCTGCTGAAAGAGAGCAGCCAGCTCCTCTATGAACAGGATGATGGCCTGGAAACCGAACCCGACTACTACGCATCCGGAACCGAATCCCAGATGTCGGAACTGCTCGACAAGGACTCGGCTTCATTGCTGCTCGATTCGGAAAAGCCCGCCCCGAATCTGGCTGAGATTATCGAGCTGGATATACCCGAGCTCGAATCAGAGCAACCCCCCGACCATGCTGAGGGGTTGCAAAGCCCGAGCCTTGAAGAGAGTGAATCCCTTGAGGATTTCACTGACGAACAACAACCCTCTGAAGAGGATACGGCTTTAACTGAGGATTCCCTGACAGCTGAAGAGGAAGCAGAGCTGGAGAAAGCACTACCCTTCACCTTCGAGGAGGAGAAAGATCAAAGCCCAAGTTCTCCCCGCTCACCATGGTGGGCGATCGGTTCCTTGTTACTGTTGATTCCTCTAATCGGACAGATGACCTGGCAGTTTCGGGATAGCCTGATACATCATGATGTAGGCAGGCAGCTGTTGAACACTGTCTGCACAGTAGCCGGTTGCACACCACCTCAGCGTATAGACCGGGAGAAGATACTGATAACCAATCGTTCTCTGGCTGCACACCCGGACAAGGACAACACGCTCGCCATGAGACTTGAAGTGGTCAATACCGCACCCTTTGAACAACCCTACCCCAAACTGCAACTGAGTCTGTTTAACGATATGGGCGCGCTCGTCGCCCGTCGCACCTTCTCCGAGTCAGAGTACCTCGACCGTGCAGCGGATAGTGAACAGCTGATGCCCAAGTTGAAACCGATTGAGATTGAATTGGAGCTGGTCGACCCCGGCAGCCAGGTTACCGGTTTTACTTTCGACTTCCTCTAG
- the accB gene encoding acetyl-CoA carboxylase biotin carboxyl carrier protein, whose protein sequence is MDIRKVKKLIELLEESDVAEIEIHEGEESVRISRNSSTPAPLAAPVAAPAAAAAAPAAPAAAPAVESEPSEEIQGHAVRSPMVGTFYRSPSPGSKPFVEEGQQVSVGDTLCIIEAMKILNQIESDKTGTVRKILVDNGQPVEYNEPLYIID, encoded by the coding sequence ATGGATATTCGCAAAGTAAAGAAATTGATCGAATTGCTTGAGGAGTCGGATGTTGCGGAGATTGAAATCCACGAAGGAGAGGAATCGGTCCGCATCAGTCGCAACAGTTCCACGCCTGCTCCGCTTGCCGCACCGGTAGCGGCACCCGCCGCCGCAGCCGCCGCCCCAGCCGCTCCGGCCGCAGCCCCGGCAGTGGAGAGTGAGCCATCAGAGGAGATCCAGGGTCATGCGGTACGCTCACCCATGGTCGGTACCTTCTATCGCTCTCCATCACCTGGCAGCAAGCCATTTGTCGAAGAGGGCCAGCAGGTCAGCGTCGGCGATACCTTGTGTATCATCGAAGCGATGAAGATCCTCAATCAGATCGAATCCGACAAAACGGGAACCGTCAGAAAGATCCTGGTCGATAACGGTCAGCCGGTGGAATACAACGAACCCCTATACATCATTGATTGA